One genomic region from Kwoniella shivajii chromosome 6, complete sequence encodes:
- a CDS encoding branched-chain amino acid aminotransferase, whose product MSRFTPLRSFPRLAARQTTLNVIRPSLASPPIANAGLGQKRGYKRSPQPMRDVMTGEIIQTPDLDASLLKVTKTTSPKTPLPPSKLVFGKTFTDHMLTINWSSGNGWGNPEIKPYGKLELDPSSTVFHYAFTLFEGMKAYRQEDGTVRLFRPDMNMARMNRSAARIALPNFDGEALTELIKKLVVLDSEWIPKEKGYSLYIRPTLIGTQNALGVGPSSDAMLFVICSPVGPYYASGFKPVQLLATTKFVRAAPGGTGGYKLGANYAPGVVPQAEAAKEGYSQNLWLLGDEHALTEVGTMNLFVAFKKPDGSVELVTPPLDDVVLPGVTRDSALQLARAHSKGETIPGLPEKLVVSERKLVMADLVEAEKNGTLLEVFGTGTAAIVSPVDKIGYQDRDIIIPTGTDGLGDIAKGLLGRITAIQTGEIDHPWSVIANPVKST is encoded by the exons ATGTCTCGTTTCACTCCTTTACGTTCCTTCCCTCGCTTGGCTGCTCGTCAGACCACCCTCAATGTCATTCGACCATCTCTCGCTTCACCTCCTATCGCCAACGCAGGTCTAGGTCAAAAGAGGGGATACAAAAGGTCCCCTCAACCTATGAGAGATGTGATGACTGGTGAAATCATCCAAACTCCGGATCTTGAT GCATCTTTATTGAAAGTGACTAAAACCACATCACCAAAAACACCATTACCCCCATCCAAACTTGTTTTCGGTAAAACATTCACCGATCACATGTTAACTATCAATTGGAGTTCTGGTAATGGATGGGGCAATCCTGAGATCAAACCTT ACGGTAAATTAGAATTGGATCCTTCATCCACTGTATTCCACTATGCCTTCACATT ATTCGAGGGTATGAAAGCTTATAGACAAGAGGATGGTACTGTAAGATTATTTAGACCAGATATGAACATGGCCCGAATGAACAGG AGTGCCGCCAGAATTGCTCTTCCT AATTTTGACGGAGAAGCTCTTACTGAACTCATCAAAAAACTCGTCGTGCTTGACTCTGAATGGATCCctaaagaaaaaggatattcACTCTACATCC GTCCAACTTTGATTGGTACTCAAAATGCATTGGGTGTCGGACCAAGTTCAGATGCTATGTTATTCGTCATCTGTTCACCT GTCGGACCATACTACGCTTCTGGCTTCAAGCCAGTTCAACTTCTCGCTACTACCAAATTCGTTCGTGCTGCTCCTGGTGGAACAGGCGGTTACAAACTTGGTGCCAA CTATGCTCCAGGTGTCGTTCctcaagctgaagctgcaaAAGAAGGTTATAGTCAGAATTTATGGTTGTTAGGTGACGAACACGCTTTGACTGAA GTTGGAACCATGAACTTATTTGTAGCTTTCAAGAAGCCCGATGGCA GCGTCGAACTCGTTACTCCCCCATTAGACGATGTAGTCTTACCTGGTGTTACTCGTGATTC CGCACTTCAACTTGCTCGAGCACATTCGAAGGGAGAGACTATTCCCGGACTACCTGAAAAACTCGTTGTATCAGAAAGGAAATTGGTAATGGCAGATTTagtagaagctgaaaagaatGGTACATTATTAGAAGTCTTCGGTACTGGTACAGCAGCAATCGTTTCACCAGTTGATAAAATTGGTTATCAAGatagagatatcatcatcccaaCAGGTAcagatggtttaggtgatATCGCAAAAGGTCTATTAGGTAGAATCACTGCTATTCAAACGGGTGAAATCGATCATCCTTGGTCAGTCATTGCCAATCCCGTCAAATCAACTTAA